A region from the Flavobacterium enshiense genome encodes:
- the purL gene encoding phosphoribosylformylglycinamidine synthase, translated as MIHFFGNQTNTVFAVQTQNELSTEDISKLNWLFGNAHKIEKSVLADFFVGPRAAMVTPWSTNAVEITQNMGISGIIRIEEFEKVSADFNTFDPMISQKYAELNQDIFTINIEPEAILDIDDIATYNKQEGLALSDEEVDYLNNLSTKLGRKLTDSEVFAFSQANSEHCRHKIFNGTFVVDGEEKPTSLFKLIKKTSETNPNDIVSAYKDNVAFVKGPKVTQFAPKSADKPDFYQEKEFDSVLSLKAETHNFPTTVEPFSGAATGSGGEIRDRLAGGQGSLPLAGTAVYMTSYSRLEENRAWEGAMNERPWLYQTPMDILIKASNGASDFGNKFGQPLITGSILTFEHEENNRKIGYDKVIMQAGGIGYGKLDQAIKKKPQEGDKIVILGGENYRIGMGGAAVSSADTGAFGSGIELNAIQRSNPEMQKRAANAIRGLVESDNNPIVSIHDHGAGGHLNCLSELVEETGGLIDLDKLPVGDPTLSAKEIIGNESQERMGLVIGEENIDTLQKIADRERSPMYQVGDVTSDHRFTFESKTTGAKPMDYALEDFFGSSPKTIMNDKTVAANYSDLNYTTENIPAYLNQVLQLEAVACKDWLTNKVDRCVGGRVAKQQCAGPLQLPLNNVGVMALDFKGKEGIATTIGHSPVSALVDPVAGSRNAIGEALSNLVWAPLKDNLKSVSLSANWMWACKNEGEDARLYEAVKGCSDFAIELGINIPTGKDSLSMKQKYPNDEVIAPGTVIISAAGNCSNITKVVEPVLKRNGGNIYYINLSQDTFKLGGSSFAQVLNKVGSEVPTVTNAEFFKKAFNVLQDLIKDRKINAGHDVGSGGLITTLLEMCFADVNLGASFDLTTLGENDTVKALFNENIGVVFQADASVEAVFAKNNIEIFNIGSVAEGNSVTIKNNTDSFTFNVSDLRDTWYKTSFLLDSKQSKNGTALERYNNYKNQPLTYTFPSHFDGKAPVIDNSKPRPKAAIIREKGSNSEREMANSMYLAGFDVKDVHMTDLISGRETLEDIQFIGAVGGFSNSDVLGSAKGWAGAFLYNEKAKTALENFFKREDTLSVGICNGCQLFMELELINPEHEVHGKMLHNNSHKHESGFTSVTVQKNNSVMLSSLEGATLGVWISHGEGKFKLPYSEDKYNIVGKYGYEAYPANPNGSAFNTAMMCDKTGRHLVTMPHIERSTFPWNWAHYPENGEKNEVTPWHEAFVNARKWIEAKNK; from the coding sequence ATGATTCATTTCTTCGGAAACCAAACGAACACTGTTTTTGCAGTCCAAACGCAAAACGAATTATCGACTGAAGACATCTCAAAATTAAACTGGCTTTTCGGCAACGCACATAAAATAGAGAAATCCGTACTTGCGGATTTTTTTGTTGGACCCCGTGCCGCTATGGTAACACCATGGAGTACCAATGCCGTTGAAATCACTCAGAATATGGGAATTTCGGGTATTATCAGAATTGAGGAATTTGAAAAAGTTTCGGCTGATTTCAATACTTTCGACCCGATGATTTCCCAAAAATATGCTGAATTAAACCAAGATATTTTTACTATCAACATTGAGCCGGAAGCAATTCTGGATATTGATGATATCGCTACATACAACAAACAGGAAGGTTTAGCTTTAAGCGATGAAGAAGTAGACTATCTGAATAATTTATCAACCAAACTTGGAAGAAAACTAACGGATTCTGAAGTTTTTGCTTTCTCTCAGGCTAATTCGGAACACTGCCGTCACAAAATTTTCAACGGAACTTTTGTAGTGGATGGTGAAGAAAAACCGACTTCCTTATTCAAATTAATCAAGAAAACATCGGAAACAAATCCTAACGATATTGTTTCGGCGTATAAAGATAACGTTGCTTTCGTTAAAGGTCCGAAAGTGACACAGTTTGCACCAAAAAGTGCCGACAAACCTGATTTTTACCAGGAAAAAGAATTCGATTCTGTGCTTTCCCTAAAAGCAGAAACCCACAACTTCCCTACTACTGTGGAGCCGTTTAGTGGTGCAGCAACAGGTTCAGGAGGAGAAATTCGTGACCGTTTAGCAGGTGGACAAGGTTCATTGCCATTAGCAGGAACTGCAGTTTACATGACATCTTACTCAAGATTAGAAGAAAACAGAGCCTGGGAAGGAGCCATGAACGAAAGACCTTGGTTGTACCAAACACCAATGGATATCTTAATCAAAGCTTCCAATGGAGCTTCTGATTTCGGTAACAAATTTGGTCAACCGTTAATTACAGGTTCCATTTTAACCTTCGAACACGAGGAAAACAACCGCAAAATAGGTTACGACAAAGTAATCATGCAAGCGGGCGGAATCGGTTACGGAAAATTAGATCAAGCTATTAAAAAGAAACCACAGGAAGGCGATAAAATCGTAATACTTGGTGGAGAAAATTATAGAATCGGAATGGGTGGTGCTGCTGTTTCCTCAGCAGATACCGGAGCTTTCGGTTCAGGAATCGAATTGAATGCTATCCAACGTTCCAACCCAGAAATGCAAAAACGTGCTGCCAACGCCATTCGTGGTTTGGTGGAAAGCGATAACAACCCAATCGTATCTATTCACGATCACGGAGCGGGAGGACATTTGAACTGTCTTTCTGAATTAGTGGAAGAAACCGGAGGTTTAATCGATTTAGATAAATTACCGGTGGGTGACCCTACCCTTTCTGCTAAAGAAATTATCGGAAACGAATCTCAGGAAAGAATGGGATTGGTTATCGGTGAAGAAAACATTGACACTCTTCAGAAAATTGCAGACAGAGAGCGTTCACCTATGTATCAGGTTGGTGATGTGACTTCGGATCATCGTTTTACATTCGAATCCAAAACAACGGGTGCAAAACCAATGGATTATGCGTTGGAAGATTTCTTCGGAAGTTCTCCAAAAACCATCATGAACGACAAAACAGTTGCTGCTAATTATTCTGATTTAAATTATACAACTGAAAATATTCCAGCTTACTTAAATCAGGTTCTACAATTGGAAGCTGTAGCTTGTAAAGACTGGTTGACCAACAAAGTTGACCGTTGTGTGGGCGGACGCGTAGCTAAACAGCAGTGTGCAGGACCATTACAATTACCATTGAACAACGTTGGGGTTATGGCGTTGGATTTCAAAGGAAAAGAAGGTATTGCAACTACAATCGGACACTCGCCAGTTTCGGCATTGGTTGATCCAGTTGCTGGTTCCAGAAACGCAATTGGTGAAGCTCTAAGTAATCTTGTTTGGGCGCCATTAAAAGATAATTTAAAATCGGTTTCCCTTTCTGCAAACTGGATGTGGGCTTGTAAAAACGAAGGTGAAGACGCAAGATTATACGAAGCTGTTAAGGGTTGTTCGGATTTTGCCATCGAATTGGGAATCAACATTCCAACCGGAAAAGATTCACTTTCAATGAAACAGAAATATCCAAATGACGAAGTAATCGCGCCGGGAACGGTTATTATTTCAGCAGCCGGAAACTGCTCAAACATTACTAAAGTTGTTGAACCTGTTTTGAAAAGAAACGGAGGAAACATCTATTATATCAATTTATCTCAGGATACTTTCAAATTAGGAGGTTCTTCCTTTGCTCAGGTTTTAAACAAAGTAGGCTCTGAAGTACCAACCGTTACCAATGCGGAATTCTTCAAAAAAGCCTTCAACGTTTTACAAGATTTAATCAAGGATCGTAAAATAAATGCGGGACACGACGTAGGAAGCGGTGGTTTAATCACTACTTTATTGGAAATGTGTTTTGCAGATGTGAATTTAGGCGCTTCATTTGATTTAACTACTTTAGGTGAAAACGATACGGTTAAAGCATTATTCAACGAAAATATTGGTGTGGTTTTCCAGGCAGATGCATCCGTAGAAGCTGTTTTTGCTAAAAACAACATTGAGATTTTCAACATCGGTTCGGTAGCGGAAGGAAATTCAGTTACCATTAAAAACAATACCGATTCGTTCACATTCAATGTATCCGATTTAAGAGATACTTGGTACAAAACGTCTTTCCTTTTAGATTCAAAACAATCTAAAAACGGAACCGCTTTAGAGCGTTACAACAACTATAAAAACCAACCGCTTACTTACACTTTCCCATCTCATTTCGACGGAAAAGCACCGGTTATTGATAATTCAAAGCCAAGACCAAAAGCAGCTATCATCCGTGAAAAAGGAAGTAATTCCGAGCGTGAAATGGCAAACTCAATGTACTTGGCAGGATTCGACGTAAAAGACGTTCACATGACGGATTTGATTTCGGGTCGCGAAACATTGGAAGACATTCAGTTCATCGGAGCTGTTGGAGGTTTCTCTAATTCCGATGTATTAGGTTCTGCTAAAGGTTGGGCCGGAGCATTCTTATACAACGAAAAAGCAAAAACGGCATTGGAGAATTTCTTCAAACGCGAAGACACTTTATCTGTAGGTATCTGTAACGGTTGTCAGTTGTTCATGGAATTGGAATTGATCAATCCGGAACATGAAGTACACGGAAAAATGCTTCACAACAATTCACACAAACACGAAAGCGGCTTTACTTCGGTAACGGTACAGAAAAATAATTCGGTAATGCTTTCTTCTTTAGAAGGTGCTACTTTAGGAGTTTGGATTTCTCACGGAGAAGGTAAATTCAAGTTACCATACTCTGAAGACAAATACAACATCGTTGGAAAATACGGCTACGAAGCATATCCGGCGAATCCAAACGGCTCTGCTTTCAACACAGCTATGATGTGCGACAAAACAGGACGTCATTTGGTAACCATGCCACACATTGAACGTTCTACTTTCCCTTGGAACTGGGCACATTACCCGGAAAACGGAGAGAAAAACGAAGTGACTCCATGGCACGAAGCTTTTGTGAATGCCAGAAAATGGATTGAAGCAAAGAACAAATAA
- a CDS encoding DUF1579 domain-containing protein, with the protein MNKTILTLAIASLSLIACKKEEEKKTETPETTTETPAAEPETTAAVPDSATITKAWTEYATVGEAQKMMAMENGMWSGDMTMWMSAGAEPTKSTTTAEYKMVLGGRYQEGIYKGNFMGSPFEGKGTLAYDNATQEYTSTWIDNMGTGIMIMKGKYDPATKMFSFEGDAVDPVTKKTKKMRETITIVDDNTRKMEMYDTGYDGKEFKTMEIISTRKK; encoded by the coding sequence ATGAACAAAACAATTTTAACTCTGGCAATTGCATCTTTAAGTTTGATTGCCTGCAAAAAAGAAGAAGAGAAAAAAACAGAAACCCCTGAAACAACAACGGAAACTCCTGCCGCAGAACCTGAAACAACTGCAGCAGTCCCGGATTCGGCAACTATTACCAAAGCATGGACAGAGTACGCCACTGTTGGTGAGGCTCAAAAAATGATGGCCATGGAAAACGGAATGTGGTCCGGTGACATGACCATGTGGATGTCTGCCGGTGCGGAGCCGACTAAGAGCACTACCACTGCCGAATACAAAATGGTATTGGGAGGCCGTTATCAGGAAGGAATCTACAAAGGAAACTTCATGGGATCGCCATTTGAAGGAAAGGGTACCCTGGCCTACGATAATGCCACTCAGGAATACACTTCTACTTGGATTGACAACATGGGTACCGGAATAATGATCATGAAAGGGAAATACGACCCAGCCACAAAAATGTTCAGTTTTGAAGGCGACGCTGTGGATCCGGTAACAAAAAAGACGAAAAAAATGAGAGAAACGATTACCATAGTTGATGACAATACCCGAAAAATGGAAATGTACGACACAGGTTATGATGGTAAAGAATTCAAAACCATGGAAATCATTTCGACCAGAAAGAAATAG
- a CDS encoding PaaI family thioesterase, translating into MSFDKDKVLQRCNSYGKNTLMETLEIQFTDAGEDFLTATMPVNPRVHQPMGLLHGGASVALAESVGSAASMMFVNGEKQEVRGIEISANHLRSKREGVVTATAKIIHKGASIHLWEIRIVDEEEKLVSLCKLTTMVLPRKKKHD; encoded by the coding sequence ATGTCATTTGATAAAGATAAAGTACTACAACGCTGCAATTCATATGGTAAAAATACTTTAATGGAAACGTTGGAAATTCAATTTACCGATGCCGGTGAAGATTTTTTAACGGCCACCATGCCTGTTAACCCACGAGTACATCAGCCGATGGGCCTCTTGCACGGTGGTGCTTCCGTTGCTCTTGCAGAAAGTGTAGGGAGTGCTGCATCTATGATGTTTGTTAATGGGGAAAAGCAGGAAGTGAGAGGCATTGAAATTTCGGCCAATCATTTAAGAAGTAAAAGGGAAGGGGTGGTTACGGCCACCGCTAAAATTATTCACAAAGGCGCCAGTATTCATTTGTGGGAAATCAGAATCGTTGATGAAGAGGAAAAACTGGTTTCATTGTGCAAACTCACAACGATGGTGCTGCCAAGAAAAAAGAAACATGACTGA